AAATCTTCGAACTATGTTTTATTTTTTTTAATATTTAGGACAATCTTACAATTATTTATTCTTTCGTGAAGAAAATGTAAAAAATTAAAAAAAACACGTGAAAACTTACATTTTATTAAAGAAAAAAAATACCTTTAACCACCAAAAATAAATTATTAACCCTAAAAACCTTATTATGGATTTTAATATCATCCAAATTACCAAAATCAATAGTGAAGATTTTTCGTTTATCGATAAAACAAACCTTACTTTTCCAATAGCTCCTTTAGCTTCAGCATTTATTTATCAGAACAATGGAGTTGACACATTAAAGATTTGCGCTACTTTATATATTAACTCAAAAGATTCTCAAAGCCCTCTTGTTGGCACAATTACAGAACACGTTGATACTGTAGAAATTTATTTTGACTATGACTGGGATGAGAGCACACCAGAAACATACGACGTTTGGTATGTTGAAGTAGATTACAGTTCAGACACAATTGCAAATGTTTCAAGAGTTATTTCTTATTTGAGAGACATTGATCCAGAAACTTCAAGAGGTACAGAAACAACGGTTAAATATCCATGATAAATTGTATTTGTATAGTATAAAAAGAGCATCGATAAAAATTTCTTGTTAGGGATTTTTGCCGATGCTTCCTTTACTTTTATAAAACAAATATTATGTTTAGAACAAAACTAATTCTAAGTCTATTACTTTTATTTTTAAGCTTTTCCGTTTCTTCACAAGAGAAATACAACAATGATTTATTAAATTCAGAACTTAATAAAAAAATGTTGAAGTTTAAAGATGAAATTAATTTCAAAAAAGCACAGCAATTTTTCTTTCAAAAAAACTGGGATTCGACTTTAGTGTATTCTATGAAACAGCTAAATTCAGGAAAAGTGAAAGAACTGAAAGACTATTGCCATTTTTTAAGAGGAAGCAGTTTCAGAGAATTAAAACTTTTTGAAGAAGCAAAAAAAGAATTCAATTTGCTTTCAAAAGAATTTATTCTATATCCGTTGGTGTACAACAATCTAGGAATAATATCACTTGAATTAAAAGATTTCAAAAAAAGCATTTATTATTTCAATAAACTTGAGCAGCTTTCAGATAAGGATCAGAAAAAATACTACATCAAAAGTCTTCACGAAAATTTAGGAGTTTGTTATCTGCACTTAAACAAATTTTCTCAAGCAGAAACTTATTTTTTAAAAAGCAGTGAAATTTTAAAATTAGAAAAAGATACTATTTCCTTAATTGGAAGCTACAATAACATTGCAAATTTATATTATCAACAATATAAAGATAATTTAGCAATTCCATATTTTGAAAAAGCGTATCTTTTATCAGCTAAAGTAAAAGACTTTGAAGTAAAAAGACAGACTGCAAAAAACATGTCAGTCGTTGAAGAAAACAGAAACAATTTTAAAGCTGCTTTGACTTATAGAAAAGAATCTGAACAATGGAAAGATTCTTTAAACAACCAAAATAAAATCTGGGCTGTAGCCGATTTTGAAAAGAAGTTTGCAGTTGCTCAAAAACAAAAAGAGATAAAAGTTCTTCAGGTTGAGAATAAACTTAAAAACACGCAGCGAAATAGCTTATTCTTCTCTGCAGTTGGATTGCTTTTAATTTTAACCGGAGGTGTTTATTTGTATGCCCAAAAAGTAAGAAATGGTAAAACCATATTGCGCCAAAAAAATAAACTTGACGAATTAAATGCCACTAAAGACCAGCTTTTTTCTATTGTAAGCCATGATTTACGTTCGTCTGTAAATGCTTTAAAAACCAGTAATGCTAAATTATCGGCTACACTTGAAACTAAAAATTACGATGAATTAAGTCACCTGATTATTCAAAACAGCGGTATTGCAAATGGTGCTTATAGTTTATTAGACAATTTATTGCACTGGGCCTTATTGCAAACGAAACAATTGTATTTTCATAAAGAATCTGTTCATTTACATTCTGTTATTCAACAAATTGAATATAATTACAAACCATTATTAGTTGATAAATCTATTGATTTTGAAAATTTAGTTTCAAAGAACATATTTCTATTTGTTGATCTTGATTCTTTAAAAATTGTATTTCGTAATCTTTTAGATAATGCTATTAAATTTTCGAATGAAAACGGGCAAATAAAATTTCTATCGAACGATCTTGATTCTGATTATTGCCAGGTTATAATTCAAGATACCGGAATAGGAATGAGCGAAAAGACCATTACAGAATTACTTCAAGAGGGCGAATTACTGGCCAAAAAAGGAAATTCTGAAATTATTGGAACGGGTTTAGGATTACAATTATGTAAACAGATGATTGCTAAAAACAATGGAACATTTACAATTGAAAGTGAACCCAATAAAGGAACGAAAATGATTATAACATTACCCAAAAACAAATAAAAATGGACAATATTAATGTTTTGATTATAGAAGATACACCTGAACAAAGCGATATGCTTGTAAAAGTGCTGCTGGAAAATAATTATAGCATTGCAGGTGTGGCCGCAAATTTTGCCGATGCCCTAAAACTTTTTTATGAAAAAACGGTAGACATTATTATTATAGATGTTTTTCTTGACGGCAAACCAGAAGGAATTACTTTCGCCGAATCGATCAATATCATCCCAAATGCTTCTAAACCATTCGTTTTCTTAACGAGTTCACAAGATCGACAGATTTTTGAAAGGGCAAAACTCACAAAACCTTTCAGCTTTTTAATGAAACCTTTTAACGAATTGGAAATTTTATATGCCATAGAAATGGCTGTAGAAAAGTTCTACGAACAGACAAATGTTTTCTTGAGCGAAGAGCAGAACACGGTTATAAGCAACGATTCATTATTTATAAAAAAGAAAAATTCCTTAAAGAAAGTTGCTCTGGAAGACATTCTTTATATAGAAGTCGAAGAACGTTATTGTAACATTATTACCGAAAAAGAAAAATTTGTTATTTTAATATCATTGACCAAAATCAGTGAGTTATTGGATAAAAATAAATTTGTAAAAACGCATCGAAATACAATTGTAAATATTGACAAGATTGAAGAAATCATTTTGGCCGATAATCTTATCATATTAAAAGGAAACCACAAAATCAATCTAAGTGATACGTACAAAGATTTTATAAAGAAGATGAACATCTTATCTTAAAAAATATCTCCCAAATAAATTAAATCCTCTTACTAAGAGGATTTTTTATTTTGAATCCTGTTTTAGCACAATTCGTGACATAAAAAAAAGCTTTCATGACAATTGCACAAAAAAAAGAAAACATCAAACTTATTTTTACCACGATAATAAAACAAAAAACAGATGAAAACAGCCATAATTGTACAACCAGAGATGAAGCTTTTAACGATTCTTAAAAAAATAAAAAACAATCCTTGGATTGGAGTCACGGTATCTTTGGCAGTTATTATTCCAAGTTTATATAAAGTATTAGATGATGTAACGGTTTTCAGAATAGAATATATCTGGCTTGCAATCTTTTTTCCCTTGTATCTCAGATCTTTAAAAAAAATATTCGATGAAATTCTAGATAATCCAAATGAAATGTAATAGATCAAAGAAGAAAAACTAAATTCTCGCTAACTATATTCAGTAAAAAGCCTAAATCATTGTGATGATTTAGGCTTTTTTACTTAAAAAACAATTGATTTATCACATTTTAACAGATAACCGTTTTGTTTATAAGCTTTTTTTTATATTTTTGGAATCTACCAAAGACAATCATCAAAACCATCAAATCCTTTGAAAAATTATCAAAAAAAATCCGTTTTCCTCATATTATTTGGGGTATTCCTAAACATTTATATTAGTTACGGTCAAACAAACAATGATGTATATATTTACAATTGGTTTGACAAATCTGTTGGCAAAAACAATCTCGATATTAATAATGGGACGCCACACACGAATCCTTATAGAACTTTAAATGACAGCCATTTATATTTAATTGATAAATATGAATTAGGAAAAATTACTTATGAAGGACAAAATTACTACGAAGTAAATCTTAAATATGATATTTATAGAGATTTATTAGTTTTAAATCCTTATGGAGAATCTGAAAATACAGGTATTAATTTGATTCAAAATAAGGTTGAATCTTTTTCTATACTAGATAAAAATTTTGTCAAAATAGACAAAAAAAACAATACCGTACCAGAATTCACAACAGGTTATTATGAAGAAACTAAAATTGGACCTGATTTTACTTTCTATATAAAACACCATAAAGACATGCAAAAAACGGCTTCCGAAAATGGTCTTTACTACACTTTTAAAGAAAACAATACTTTTTTTATCGATTTTAAAAATCAAATATATGCCATTAAAGGAAAGAGCGATATTTTAAAATTATTTCCTGAGCAGAAAAAACAGATTAACGGGTTTTATTTAATGAATAGAGAATTAAGAAAATCTGATTTAAACCAGTTCATGAAAAATTTGATGAAATATACATATAACTCTCTTTCAACAGCAATCAAATAAGACAAATGAAAAAAATTTTACTCTCCTTAATTATTGTATTCTCCTTTCAATTGTCTTTTGCACAAAATACAAATGAGAAGTTATCTATTACTTTTAAAGATGAAACTTTAGCCAATGCGCTTAAACGTATTGAAGAAGCATCAGGATATAAATTTTACTTTGATCCAACTTGGGTTAATTCAGATAAAGAATTGATTTCAGGAACATATACTGATATAAAAATTGATGATTTACTTGACAAAGTACTTAGCAAAACCGATTTGAATTTTATCATTCTGAAAAACAAAGTTATTTTTACTTTAAACAGTACAATTCACGACACTTTACCTTCAAATTATTTCGCCGATGCTCCTGCCGAAACAGATCAAAAGGGTAATGACCAAAGCGAAAACCCAATTTTTCATCAGCAATATGATTCGATCAGCAATTATAGTGTAAACAAAAAATCTTCAATTGTTTTTATTGGTAAAGAAAACAAAGACAATGTTAAAAAAACATACACGGTTTCTGGATCAATTAAAAATGAAGAAACTGGAAAAGCAGAGCCAAATATCTATATTAAAATACGAAACAAAAATATCAGCACTTCAACTGATCTTGACGGAAACTATTCTTTACAGCTTCCTAGAGGAGTAAATATTATTGAAGTTAAATCTCTAAGCCATAAAGAAGTAGTAAGAACATTAATGGTATATGACGATGGAAAGTTTGATATTAATATCAACGAAAAATCGAATCAATTAGATGAAGTTGTAATTAAAAAGAAAGGACAAAAAACTACCGAAACAACTGTTTCTGGTCTAGTATCTATTGATATTGAAGGCATTAAAAATGTTCCTTTAATTCTTGGTGAACGAGATATTCTTAAAGTTGCCACAACTTTCCCTGGAATTAAAACTACAGGAGAAGGATCGGCAGGATTTAACGTACGAGGAGGAAAAGACGACCAGAACTTAATTCTTTTGGATAATGCAGTATTATATAATCCGCAGCACTTTTTAGGATTCTTTTCGGCGATAAACCCATATACAGCAAAAAAAGCAGATATCTATAAAGGAAGTATTCCTGCAGATTTTGGAGGAAGATTATCTTCTGTTTTTGACATCACTACTAAAAATGGAAATCCTGAAAAATTCTCTGGTGAAGGGGCTATTGGTCCTATAACTTCAAATCTTACCTTAAGCACTCCAATACAAAAAAACAAATCAAGTATTATTGTTGGTGGTCGCGCTACTTACTCTGACTGGGTTTTAAAAACTCTTGATGATGAAAATCTAAAAAACAGCCAGGCAGGATTTTATGATGGTATTATTAAATACAACAATGCTATTAATGCCAACAATAATTTAGAAGCTACAGCTTATTACAGCCATGATCGTTTCAGTCTAAGTTCGGATTCTATTTACAAATACAGCAATAGATTAGCTTCTTTGAAATGGGATCATACTTTCAGCAAAAAAAGTAAAGGAGCTTTAATTTTTACAAACAGCGAATACAAATTCAATATCGATTACGATTCAAATGATATAAATGCATTTGATTTCGGATATAAAATAAATGAATCACAATTACAGTTAAAACTTAACTATCAACTGAACCCAAAACATACTCTTTCTTACGGTATTGCAAGCAAATTATATAACATTTCACCAGGATATCAGCATCCAAAAGATCCAAATGCTACTTTAATTTCAACTGATATAGAGAAAGAAAGAGCATTAGAATCTGCGGTATACCTTGCTGACAGTTATAAAGTAAATGACAAATTACTTCTTGATCTTGGTTTAAGATATTCTTTTTATGCTTCTTTAGGAGAAGCTAATGTGAATACATACGAGCCTGGATTACCACTAAGTGATGAAACTGTTACCGGAACAGAACACTATGGAAAAAATGAGGTTGTAAAAACATATGGCGGACTTGAACCTCGCCTTGCTGCTCGATATTTTATTACCGAAGATTTTTCGATAAAAGCAGGGTATGATCTAACACGTCAATATATTCATTTATTATCAAGTAACGTTACCCAATCTCCAACAGATACTTGGAAATTATCTGATTCTAATGTAAAACCTCAAACTGCTCAGCAAGTTTCTTTAGGTTTATTTAAAACACTAAAAGATGAAGAATATGAAGTTAGTTTAGAAGGCTATTACAAAAAGTCGAGTAACATTCTTGATTATAAAGTAGGAGCTCAGATTCTTTTAAATGATAATGTAGAAACTGAATTATTACAAGGTGAAGGAAAAGCTTATGGAGTTGAGTTACTTTTAAAGAAAACAACCGGAAGATTAAACGGATGGATTGGATATACGTATTCACGTTCGTTTATCAAACTTGACAGTCAATTCAGTTCAGAAATCGTAAATAATGGGCGATATTTTCCAGCCAATTTTGACAAACCTCATGATTTAAGTGCTATTTTAAACTATAGATTTACAAAACGTTATAGTTTATCAAGCAACTTTTTATATCAAACAGGCCGACCAATTACCTACCCTATTGGAACTTTTCAATATGGAAATTCACAATACACTTTATATAGTGACAGAAATGCCTATAGAATTCCGGATTACATTCGTTTAGATATTGGAATTAACATTGAAGGAAACCATAAAATTAAAAAATTAGCACACAGTTTCTGGAATATTTCTGTTTACAATGTGCTTGGAAGAAACAATCCATACTCTATTTATTTCGTAACAGATCAAAATGGAAAAGTAAAAGGATACAAGACATCTATTTTCTCAATACCTGTACCAAGTATTACTTATAATTTTAAATTTTAATTCTTAGTTTAGAATGAAAAATTATAACCGAAATAGTATCATTATTTTAATTACATCAGCTTTTATTTCTAATAGCTGTACAGAAACATATCCTTTATTGACCAATACTTATGAAGAAGCAATTGTTGTTGAAGCTACGATTACGAATGAACTAAAAAATCAGGAAATTAAGCTTACTAAAACAGCGCGTTTTGAAGATGAAAGTTATATCCCTGAAAGTGGTGCTGAAGTATTTATAACAGATAATTCAGGAAAAAGATATGACTTTGAAGATCAATCTGATCGCTATGTTTCAAAAACAGAATTTCAAGCAGTACCAGAAGTAAAATACCAATTGCATATAAATACGAAAGACGGCAGATCTTTTGAATCGTCTATAGAAACTCTTTCAGCAGTAAATCCGATGCAAAGCGTAAAAGCGGCAGTTGAAACGAAGGAAAATCAAAGAGGTGTGAGTATAAGAATAAATAGTTTTGACCAGAACAATAAATCCAAGTATTACAGATATGAATATGAAGAAACATACAAAATTATTACTCCCAAATGGGTTAATACAAAAGCGGTCATAAGTCAAAATGGAGCACTTACTTTTGTACCTAATTCTACTGATACCAAAGTTTGTTATGGTTCTAAGAAAAGCACTAATCTAATTTTAGTAAGCACAAATAATTTAAATGAGGATCGTGTTAATTATATGATTCGGTTTATAAGCAATCAAGATTATATAATCACTACACGCTATAGTATACTAGTAAAACAATATGTTGAAAATTTGGCGGCATACAACTATTACAGCACACTAAAAAAAATGTCTGGAAATGAAAGTATTTTATCGCCTACGCAACCAGGAATTTTATTAGGTAATTTAAAATCTACTAAAAATCCAAACAACAAAATTGTTGGATATTTTGATGTTGCATCAGTATCTGTAGAAAGAATTTATTTTAATTATGCTGATTTATTTCTTGGGGAAGCACCGCCGCCATATTATACAGATTGCCAAGAA
This is a stretch of genomic DNA from Flavobacterium endoglycinae. It encodes these proteins:
- a CDS encoding tetratricopeptide repeat-containing sensor histidine kinase, whose protein sequence is MFRTKLILSLLLLFLSFSVSSQEKYNNDLLNSELNKKMLKFKDEINFKKAQQFFFQKNWDSTLVYSMKQLNSGKVKELKDYCHFLRGSSFRELKLFEEAKKEFNLLSKEFILYPLVYNNLGIISLELKDFKKSIYYFNKLEQLSDKDQKKYYIKSLHENLGVCYLHLNKFSQAETYFLKSSEILKLEKDTISLIGSYNNIANLYYQQYKDNLAIPYFEKAYLLSAKVKDFEVKRQTAKNMSVVEENRNNFKAALTYRKESEQWKDSLNNQNKIWAVADFEKKFAVAQKQKEIKVLQVENKLKNTQRNSLFFSAVGLLLILTGGVYLYAQKVRNGKTILRQKNKLDELNATKDQLFSIVSHDLRSSVNALKTSNAKLSATLETKNYDELSHLIIQNSGIANGAYSLLDNLLHWALLQTKQLYFHKESVHLHSVIQQIEYNYKPLLVDKSIDFENLVSKNIFLFVDLDSLKIVFRNLLDNAIKFSNENGQIKFLSNDLDSDYCQVIIQDTGIGMSEKTITELLQEGELLAKKGNSEIIGTGLGLQLCKQMIAKNNGTFTIESEPNKGTKMIITLPKNK
- a CDS encoding LytR/AlgR family response regulator transcription factor, whose protein sequence is MDNINVLIIEDTPEQSDMLVKVLLENNYSIAGVAANFADALKLFYEKTVDIIIIDVFLDGKPEGITFAESINIIPNASKPFVFLTSSQDRQIFERAKLTKPFSFLMKPFNELEILYAIEMAVEKFYEQTNVFLSEEQNTVISNDSLFIKKKNSLKKVALEDILYIEVEERYCNIITEKEKFVILISLTKISELLDKNKFVKTHRNTIVNIDKIEEIILADNLIILKGNHKINLSDTYKDFIKKMNILS
- a CDS encoding TonB-dependent receptor, with protein sequence MKKILLSLIIVFSFQLSFAQNTNEKLSITFKDETLANALKRIEEASGYKFYFDPTWVNSDKELISGTYTDIKIDDLLDKVLSKTDLNFIILKNKVIFTLNSTIHDTLPSNYFADAPAETDQKGNDQSENPIFHQQYDSISNYSVNKKSSIVFIGKENKDNVKKTYTVSGSIKNEETGKAEPNIYIKIRNKNISTSTDLDGNYSLQLPRGVNIIEVKSLSHKEVVRTLMVYDDGKFDININEKSNQLDEVVIKKKGQKTTETTVSGLVSIDIEGIKNVPLILGERDILKVATTFPGIKTTGEGSAGFNVRGGKDDQNLILLDNAVLYNPQHFLGFFSAINPYTAKKADIYKGSIPADFGGRLSSVFDITTKNGNPEKFSGEGAIGPITSNLTLSTPIQKNKSSIIVGGRATYSDWVLKTLDDENLKNSQAGFYDGIIKYNNAINANNNLEATAYYSHDRFSLSSDSIYKYSNRLASLKWDHTFSKKSKGALIFTNSEYKFNIDYDSNDINAFDFGYKINESQLQLKLNYQLNPKHTLSYGIASKLYNISPGYQHPKDPNATLISTDIEKERALESAVYLADSYKVNDKLLLDLGLRYSFYASLGEANVNTYEPGLPLSDETVTGTEHYGKNEVVKTYGGLEPRLAARYFITEDFSIKAGYDLTRQYIHLLSSNVTQSPTDTWKLSDSNVKPQTAQQVSLGLFKTLKDEEYEVSLEGYYKKSSNILDYKVGAQILLNDNVETELLQGEGKAYGVELLLKKTTGRLNGWIGYTYSRSFIKLDSQFSSEIVNNGRYFPANFDKPHDLSAILNYRFTKRYSLSSNFLYQTGRPITYPIGTFQYGNSQYTLYSDRNAYRIPDYIRLDIGINIEGNHKIKKLAHSFWNISVYNVLGRNNPYSIYFVTDQNGKVKGYKTSIFSIPVPSITYNFKF
- a CDS encoding DUF4249 domain-containing protein, whose amino-acid sequence is MKNYNRNSIIILITSAFISNSCTETYPLLTNTYEEAIVVEATITNELKNQEIKLTKTARFEDESYIPESGAEVFITDNSGKRYDFEDQSDRYVSKTEFQAVPEVKYQLHINTKDGRSFESSIETLSAVNPMQSVKAAVETKENQRGVSIRINSFDQNNKSKYYRYEYEETYKIITPKWVNTKAVISQNGALTFVPNSTDTKVCYGSKKSTNLILVSTNNLNEDRVNYMIRFISNQDYIITTRYSILVKQYVENLAAYNYYSTLKKMSGNESILSPTQPGILLGNLKSTKNPNNKIVGYFDVASVSVERIYFNYADLFLGEAPPPYYTDCQEFCYADYPFNPDPCTHAGHFMDDLSLNKISYYLFGRFYFWVNIPCGDCTTIASNIKPTFWTD